DNA sequence from the Bacillota bacterium genome:
TTCCCAGCCAATTCACTTGCTTCGCGCAGATTCGCTATCAGCACACACCCGCTGCCTGCGAAGTCACACTGCACGACGACCAGCGGCTAACCGTGCGGTTTCAGGAACCACAATTCGGCGTGGCACCGGGTCAGGCGGTGGTGTTGTACGCCGAAGATCGGGTGCTGGGCGGGGGAT
Encoded proteins:
- the mnmA gene encoding tRNA 2-thiouridine(34) synthase MnmA (catalyzes a sulfuration reaction to synthesize 2-thiouridine at the U34 position of tRNAs), which gives rise to PSQFTCFAQIRYQHTPAACEVTLHDDQRLTVRFQEPQFGVAPGQAVVLYAEDRVLGGGWIARGLPCAR